A DNA window from Macadamia integrifolia cultivar HAES 741 chromosome 4, SCU_Mint_v3, whole genome shotgun sequence contains the following coding sequences:
- the LOC122075522 gene encoding protein NRT1/ PTR FAMILY 2.12-like, which yields MAVEQDKTMKKSRRFFSSWILCSLRCFPFITSSYSSTKSSSLTPSPTKNPEAQAPSAMEAAQSTQQPQRKHGGWKTMPYILGNETFERLATLGMNMNFMLYLVKVFHLDQVSAIYIINIWSGITNFSPLLGAFICDAYLGRFRTLAFASFASFLGLMGLTLTAVVPALQPPTCSKNPCLGPTTGQLGFLFVALGFQTIGAAGIRPASLPFGVDQFDPTTEEGKRGINSFFNWSYTTLTLVILISVTLIVYIQSNVSWALGLGLPTAFMGCSIILFWLGTRLYVYVPPEGSVFSGIVQVFVAGFHKRHLKLPPGLPLYDPPMKGITTISKLPLTHQFRFLNKAAIVVDGEIKADGSLLSPWRLCSIQQIEEVKCLIGIVPIWASNIICFLSITQQGTFMLSQALKMDRHLGPKFQIPPSSIGIVAMITLGIWVPIYDRIIVPSLRRITKHEGGITLLQRIGIGMLLSILSMVVAGIVEWKRRALAIKHAQTISIFWLIPQLILMGLCDSFNLIGQMEFYYKQFPEHMKSISNSLISCTMAGANYLSALLVMIVHHKTRKHGHDWLDNDINAGRIDYFYFLIAAMGVFNFIYFLICAHGYHYKGSTTTTSMQVAGEDGHVADIELNSAKH from the exons ATGGCAGTGGAGCAGGACAAGACAATGAAAAAATCGAGAAGATTTTTCTCATCATGGATTCTCTGCTCTTTGAGATGCTTCCCCTTCATtacttcttcttattcttccacCAAGTCATCATCCTTAACCCCATCTCCCACAAAGAACCCAGAAGCTCAAGCACCCAGCGCAATGGAAGCAGCCCAATCAACCCAGCAACCTCAGAGAAAGCATGGTGGCTGGAAGACCATGCCCTACATTCTTG GGAATGAGACGTTTGAGAGGCTAGCGACGCTTGGGATGAATATGAACTTCATGTTGTATCTGGTCAAGGTGTTTCACTTGGATCAAGTCTCTGCCATTTACATCATCAACATCTGGTCTGGTATCACCAACTTCTCTCCCTTGCTTGGTGCCTTTATCTGTGATGCTTACCTTGGCAGGTTTCGCACTTTGGCCTTCGCCTCCTTCGCCTCTTTCCTG GGATTGATGGGTCTAACCCTGACGGCAGTGGTTCCAGCATTGCAGCCACCAACATGCTCCAAGAACCCATGTTTGGGCCCCACAACAGGTCAGCTGGGCTTCCTATTCGTGGCCTTGGGCTTTCAAACAATAGGCGCGGCTGGAATCAGGCCGGCCAGCTTACCCTTTGGGGTGGACCAGTTTGATCCCACCacagaagagggaaagagagggaTTAATAGCTTCTTCAACTGGTCCTACACTACACTTACTTTAGTCATCCTAATCTCAGTCACCCTAATCGTCTACATTCAATCCAACGTTAGTTGGGCCTTGGGCCTGGGCCTCCCTACGGCTTTCATGGGATGCTCCATCATATTGTTTTGGCTTGGCACACGGCTTTACGTCTACGTCCCACCGGAGGGGAGTGTCTTCTCCGGCATCGTTCAAGTTTTTGTTGCTGGCTTCCATAAACGTCATCTTAAGCTGCCACCTGGGCTACCTCTCTATGATCCTCCCATGAAAGGAATCACTACCATCTCAAAGCTTCCTCTCACACACCAGTTCAG ATTCCTGAACAAAGCTGCGATAGTGGTAGATGGAGAAATAAAAGCAGATGGATCTCTTTTGAGTCCATGGAGGCTTTGCAGCATTCAACAGATCGAAGAGGTTAAATGCTTGATTGGAATCGTACCGATATGGGCTTCCAATATCATTTGCTTCCTTTCCATCACCCAACAAGGGACCTTCATGCTTAGTCAAGCCTTGAAAATGGATCGCCACCTTGGACCCAAATTCCAAATCCCTCCAAGCTCCATAGGCATCGTAGCAATGATCACATTGGGTATATGGGTTCCAATCTATGATCGGATAATTGTTCCATCACTTAGAAGAATCACCAAACACGAAGGTGGCATCACTCTTCTCCAAAGGATCGGAATTGGTATGCTGCTCTCGATCCTGTCCATGGTGGTTGCTGGCATTGTTGAGTGGAAGAGAAGGGCTTTGGCCATCAAACACGCCCAGACAATATCGATCTTTTGGCTCATTCCTCAGCTTATCCTTATGGGCCTCTGTGATTCCTTCAATTTAATAGGACAGATGGAGTTTTATTACAAGCAATTCCCCGAACACATGAAGAGCATCTCCAATTCACTCATCTCATGCACCATGGCGGGGGCGAATTACCTAAGCGCCTTGCTTGTGATGATTGTGCACCACAAAACTAGAAAGCACGGCCATGATTGGTTGGACAACGACATCAATGCTGGAAGGATTGATTACTTCTACTTCCTTATAGCAGCTATGGGTGTCTTCAATTTCATCTACTTTCTCATATGTGCACATGGATACCATTATAAGGGTAGTACTACTACTACTAGTATGCAAGTTGCAGGAGAAGATGGGCATGTTGCTGATATTGAATTAAACTCAGCCAAGCACTAG